CGTCTGTCGTCAATCGTCACATAGTACGGAACCTTCAACACCGACTCATAAATGTCCCACTTCCGCAGCAGTTTCCGATCCTCCGCCCACGCCCCACGCCCATACTCAGCCAAGTCGTTGCGGCGCGTCTGCGGCGACAATGCCTCGACGATGATGAGCGGCGCGCGCCCTTCATCTTCCACGACATAGCTTGCCCGCGTGCGCTCGCCTCGGTACAGCGCCGGCACGCCGACAACGCCCATCCAGTCGGGACGCAGCCCGCGCACAACGCCCT
Above is a genomic segment from Chloracidobacterium sp. containing:
- a CDS encoding Uma2 family endonuclease; the encoded protein is MTTPSPQPAYPPTPTPPLPTCRVLTMDDLPSEFEDEEALPSEFHLLFAMLLYETFRPTTVPPDHYFCAIDLYLYFLHEGVVRGLRPDWMGVVGVPALYRGERTRASYVVEDEGRAPLIIVEALSPQTRRNDLAEYGRGAWAEDRKLLRKWDIYESVLKVPYYVTIDDRR